One Pseudomonas rhizophila DNA window includes the following coding sequences:
- a CDS encoding PilZ domain-containing protein — MNEPVSPGPRNGILSLTIKDKSVLYAAYMPFIKNGGLFIPTNKNYRLGDEVFMLLSLMDEAEKIPVAGKVIWMTPKGAQGNRAAGVGVQFNDGDHSARNQIETHLAGTLKSDRPTHTM, encoded by the coding sequence ATGAACGAACCTGTCAGTCCCGGGCCACGCAACGGCATCCTGTCCCTGACCATCAAGGACAAGTCGGTGCTCTACGCCGCCTACATGCCCTTCATCAAGAACGGCGGCCTGTTCATCCCCACCAACAAGAATTATCGCTTGGGCGATGAGGTGTTCATGCTCTTGAGCCTGATGGACGAAGCGGAGAAGATTCCGGTTGCCGGCAAGGTGATCTGGATGACGCCCAAAGGCGCCCAGGGTAACCGGGCTGCCGGTGTCGGTGTGCAGTTCAACGACGGCGACCACTCAGCCCGTAATCAGATCGAAACACACCTGGCCGGAACCCTGAAATCCGACCGTCCCACCCATACGATGTAG
- a CDS encoding TetR/AcrR family transcriptional regulator: MHKEPRKVREFRRREQEILDTALKLFLDQGEDSVTVEMIADAVGIGKGTIYKHFKSKAEIYLRLMLDYERDLNELLHSADVDKDKEALSRAYFEFRMRDPQRYRLFDRLEEKVVKGNQVPEMVEELHKIRASNFERLTLLIKGRISEGKLEDVPPYFHYCAAWALVHGAVALYHSPFWSNVLEDQEGFFQFLMDIGVRMGNKRKRDTDVPSS; the protein is encoded by the coding sequence ATGCACAAAGAACCCCGTAAGGTCCGTGAGTTTCGTCGCCGCGAGCAGGAAATTCTCGACACCGCGCTCAAGTTGTTCCTCGACCAGGGTGAAGACAGCGTCACCGTCGAGATGATTGCGGATGCCGTGGGTATCGGCAAAGGCACGATTTATAAACATTTCAAATCCAAGGCGGAGATCTACCTGCGCCTGATGCTTGATTACGAGCGCGATTTGAATGAGCTGCTGCATTCGGCCGATGTGGACAAGGACAAGGAGGCCCTGTCCCGGGCCTACTTCGAATTCCGCATGCGCGATCCGCAGCGTTATCGCTTGTTCGACCGCCTGGAAGAGAAGGTGGTCAAGGGTAACCAAGTGCCGGAGATGGTCGAGGAACTGCACAAGATCCGCGCCTCGAACTTCGAGCGCCTGACCCTGCTGATCAAAGGCCGGATCAGTGAAGGTAAGCTCGAAGACGTGCCGCCCTATTTCCACTACTGCGCCGCCTGGGCGTTGGTGCACGGTGCGGTGGCGCTGTATCACTCGCCGTTCTGGAGCAACGTGCTGGAAGACCAGGAAGGCTTCTTCCAGTTCCTGATGGACATAGGCGTTCGCATGGGCAACAAGCGCAAGCGTGACACCGACGTTCCGAGCAGCTAA
- a CDS encoding DNA polymerase III subunit delta': MAEAYPWQDGLWQQLAGRAQHAHAYLLHGPVGIGKRALAERLMASLLCQRPGISNACGECKSCLLLKAGSHPDNYVLEPEEADKAIKVDQVRDLVSFVVQTSQMGGRKVVLIEPVESMNINAANALLKSLEEPSGDTVLLLVSHQPSRLLATIKSRCVQQACPLPSEAMSLKWLAEALPDSSDEERVELLTLAAGSPLAAVSLQAQGVREQRALVVDGVKKLLKQQQSPTQLAEGWNSIPLLLLFDWFCDWSSLILRYQLTEDETGLGLADMRKVIQYLAQKSSQDKILNIQDWILAQRQKVLSKANLNRVLLLEALLVQWASLPGRN, translated from the coding sequence GTGGCTGAAGCCTATCCCTGGCAGGACGGACTCTGGCAGCAACTGGCCGGAAGGGCACAGCATGCCCATGCCTATCTGCTGCACGGCCCGGTCGGTATCGGTAAGCGGGCGTTGGCCGAGCGTCTGATGGCTAGCCTGCTTTGCCAGCGCCCGGGTATCTCGAACGCGTGCGGTGAGTGCAAGTCCTGCCTGTTGCTCAAGGCCGGCAGTCATCCTGACAATTACGTGTTGGAACCGGAGGAGGCGGACAAGGCGATCAAGGTCGACCAGGTCCGGGATCTGGTCAGCTTCGTGGTCCAGACCTCGCAGATGGGCGGGCGCAAGGTGGTGCTGATCGAGCCGGTGGAATCGATGAACATCAATGCCGCCAACGCCTTGCTCAAGAGCCTTGAAGAGCCTTCCGGCGATACCGTGCTATTGCTGGTCAGTCACCAGCCGAGCCGCTTGCTGGCAACCATCAAAAGCCGTTGCGTACAGCAGGCCTGTCCGTTGCCCAGTGAGGCGATGAGCTTGAAGTGGTTGGCCGAGGCCTTGCCTGACAGCAGCGACGAAGAACGCGTCGAGTTGCTGACCCTTGCCGCCGGCTCGCCGTTGGCGGCCGTCAGCCTTCAGGCCCAGGGTGTGCGTGAACAACGGGCGCTGGTGGTGGATGGGGTGAAGAAGCTGCTCAAACAGCAACAGTCTCCCACGCAACTGGCTGAAGGCTGGAACTCCATCCCGCTGCTTCTGCTGTTCGACTGGTTCTGTGACTGGTCGAGTCTGATCCTGCGCTACCAGCTCACCGAGGACGAAACCGGGCTGGGACTGGCGGACATGCGCAAGGTGATTCAGTACCTGGCGCAAAAAAGCAGCCAGGATAAAATCTTGAACATTCAGGACTGGATTCTTGCCCAACGTCAGAAGGTGCTGAGCAAGGCGAACCTCAATCGGGTGCTGTTGCTCGAGGCGCTGTTGGTGCAATGGGCGAGTTTGCCTGGCCGAAACTGA
- a CDS encoding TatD family hydrolase yields the protein MLVDSHCHLDRLDLAAHDGSLDAALDAARQRGVGHFLCIGVSADNAADVKALAERYADVDCSVGIHPLDVQPDATPALDWLLRELDHPRVVAIGETGLDYHYEPQAAEVQQASFRLHLEAAQQTGKPVIIHTRGARADTLALLRDAALPQAGVLHCFTEDWDMAKTALDMGYYISLSGIVTFRNADALRDVASKVPADRLLVETDSPYLAPIPYRGKPNLPQYVREVAEFLAMLRGESYERFAEQTTENFKRLFPLAHVRAVSA from the coding sequence ATGCTTGTAGATTCCCATTGTCACCTTGATCGTCTCGACCTCGCCGCCCACGACGGCTCCCTGGATGCTGCACTGGATGCCGCCCGCCAGCGTGGTGTGGGTCACTTCCTGTGCATCGGCGTCAGCGCCGACAATGCCGCCGACGTCAAAGCCCTGGCCGAACGCTATGCAGATGTCGATTGTTCAGTCGGCATCCATCCTCTGGACGTCCAGCCCGACGCTACGCCTGCCCTGGATTGGCTGTTGCGCGAGCTCGACCATCCACGGGTGGTCGCCATTGGCGAAACCGGCCTGGACTATCACTACGAACCACAAGCCGCCGAGGTCCAGCAGGCTTCGTTCCGGCTGCATCTGGAGGCTGCGCAACAGACTGGCAAACCGGTGATCATCCACACCCGCGGCGCCCGGGCCGATACCCTGGCCTTGTTGCGTGACGCCGCGTTGCCCCAGGCGGGGGTGCTGCATTGTTTCACCGAAGACTGGGACATGGCCAAGACCGCGCTGGACATGGGCTATTACATTTCCTTGTCCGGCATTGTCACGTTTCGCAATGCCGACGCGCTGCGGGATGTGGCCAGCAAAGTGCCGGCAGATCGCCTGTTGGTGGAAACCGACTCACCGTACCTTGCGCCGATTCCGTATCGTGGCAAGCCGAACCTTCCGCAATACGTGCGGGAAGTGGCGGAGTTCCTGGCGATGTTGCGGGGCGAGTCCTACGAGCGATTTGCCGAGCAGACTACGGAGAACTTCAAGCGGCTGTTTCCGCTGGCCCATGTCCGCGCGGTGTCTGCCTGA